From one Brachypodium distachyon strain Bd21 chromosome 4, Brachypodium_distachyon_v3.0, whole genome shotgun sequence genomic stretch:
- the LOC100844022 gene encoding rop guanine nucleotide exchange factor 1: MASVSEDDAASERCSGSYSPSADVSGSETSSDCSAPTTTTRRFPFSSSSASASRGLASSSTSTSQLPTPSAAFYLSKPASDLSEIDMMKERFAKLLLGEDMSGSGKGVCTALAISNAITNLSATVFGELWRLEPLAPARKAMWTREMEWLLSVADSIVELTPSIQELPDGGGQFEVMVPRPRSDLYMNLPALKKLDAMLLAMTDEFKETEFWYVDRGIVVEDSGGPFPSSSSSSSCGRPSSVRQEEKWWLPCPRVPPKGLPEDARRKLQQSRDCANQILKAAMAINSDVLAEMEIPEAYLETLPKSGRSCLGEIIYRYITAEQFSPECLLDCLDLSSEHHTLEVANRIEAAIHVWRLKGQKKSSPQAKSKKSWGGKVKGLVGDTKSDVLSQRADGLLQSLRLRHPGLPQTSLDMNKIQYNKDVGQSILESYSRVLESLAFNTIARIDDVIYVDDATKKSAAAESVSIFNRGVGIPVQKKISPSPFSIQHTPYASPFATPTFCSSTPVTGSPRRAQPPLNKINLQGKQEVKVEKLFSGDLEKVWTYAGNLSARKEAGDAPERD, from the exons ATGGCGAGCGTGTCGGAGGACGACGCCGCCTCGGAGCGGTGCAGCGGCAGCTACAGCCCCAGCGCCGACGTCAGCGGCTCCGAGACCTCCAGCGACTGCTCAGCGCCCACCACGACAACCCGCCGCTtccccttctcttcctcctccgcctccgcgtccCGCGGCCTCGcgtcgtcctccacctccacctcccaGCTCCCCACCCCCTCCGCTGCATTCTACCTCTCCAAGCCGGCCTCCGACCTCTCCG AGATCGACATGATGAAGGAGCGATTCGCCAAGCTTCTCCTCGGCGAGGACATGTCCGGCAGCGGCAAGGGCGTCTGCACCGCCCTCGCCATCTCCAACGCCATCACCAACCTCTCAG CGACCGTGTTCGGTGAGCTGTGGAGGCTGGAGCCGCTGGCCCCGGCCAGGAAGGCAATGTGGACGCGGGAGATGGAGTGGTTGCTCTCCGTTGCCGACTCCATTGTAGAGCTCACCCCGTCGATCCAGGAGCTCCCTGACGGCGGCGGACAGTTTGAGGTTATGGTGCCGCGGCCACGGAGTGACCTCTACATGAACCTCCCGGCGCTTAAGAAGCTTGATGCCATGCTCCTCGCGATGACCGATGAGTTCAAGGAGACTGAATTCTGGTATGTTGATAGGGGGATTGTGGTTGAGGACAGTGGTGGACCGTTCCCAtcatcgtcgtcctcgtcttcTTGTGGGCGGCCTTCGTCGGTGCGGCAGGAGGAAAAGTGGTGGCTGCCATGCCCACGAGTGCCGCCCAAGGGGCTGCCTGAGGATGCCAGGAGGAAGCTGCAGCAGAGCAGGGATTGTGCAAACCAGATACTAAAGGCAGCCATGGCGATTAACAGTGATGTGCTTGCTGAGATGGAGATCCCGGAAGCATACTTGGAGACATTGCCAAAG AGTGGTCGATCTTGCTTGGGTGAGATAATTTATCGATACATAACTGCTGAACAATTCTCACCCGAATGCCTCCTCGATTGCTTGGATCTGTCATCTGAGCACCATACGCTCGAAGTAGCAAACAGAATAGAGGCTGCGATCCATGTTTGGAGACTAAAAGGCCAAAAGAAATCTTCACCTCAAGCAAAATCAAAGAAATCTTGGGGTGGAAAAGTGAAGGGTCTTGTTGGAGATACAAAGAGTGATGTTTTGTCCCAAAGAGCTGATGGTCTGTtgcagagcttaaggttgcgaCACCCTGGTTTGCCACAAACTTCCCTTGACATGAACAAGATCCAGTATAACAAG GATGTTGGCCAGTCCATACTTGAAAGTTACTCAAGGGTTCTGGAGAGCTTGGCATTTAACACAATCGCGAGGATCGACGATGTGATTTATGTGGACGATGCCACAAAGAAGTCTGCTGCTGCGGAGTCTGTTTCAATCTTCAATCGTGGCGTAGGCATACCTGTCCAGAAGAAAATCTCTCCAAGCCCATTCTCAATTCAGCACACACCATATGCCTCTCCTTTTGCTACACCCACTTTCTGCTCCTCCACTCCAGTTACTGGCAGCCCCAGAAGAGCACAGCCTCCACTAAACAAAATCAATTTGCAAGGAAAACAGGAAGTTAAAGTTGAGAAGCTCTTTTCTGGTGATCTAGAGAAGGTCTGGACTTACGCCGGAAACCTGAGCGCTAGGAAAGAGGCAGGAGACGCTCCTGAAAGGGATTGA
- the LOC100846444 gene encoding uncharacterized protein LOC100846444, giving the protein MGSTGKEAAATAAAATAQPQMKLLVDKRSRRVLYAEARKDAVDFLIGLLRVPAGLAARVIANNSKHAAGAAPVAPPGSLGTLYAGARALEDAFFVAAAPDRDAILCPSLPSAALPLLLAADPSAPAPAPAPAPPPPAPAKRYFRCAGPYGTNCRGNPTSVTDVAGLPCPVCRQPMTVEMRWSPGDAHGKLAQAAAQEAATAASEGGGGYVKGVVSYLVMDDLTVAPMSTISAIMLLKKFKVADCSALEELTVDLGPREAVLLLKAALESTTALTDVFCGGVSIDRID; this is encoded by the coding sequence ATGGGCTCCACCGGGAAGGAAGCGgcggctacggcggcggcggcgaccgcgcAGCCGCAGATGAAGCTGCTGGTGGACAAGCGGTCGCGGCGGGTGCTGTACGCGGAGGCGcgcaaggacgcggtggacTTCCTCATCGGCCTCCTCCGCGTGCCCGCGggcctcgccgcgcgcgtcatcgCAAACAACTCCAAGCACGCCGCTGGCGCCGCGCCCGTCGCGCCCCCGGGCTCCCTGGGCACGCTCtacgcgggcgcgcgcgcccTCGAGGACGCCTTCTTCGTGGCCGCGGCGCCCGACCGCGACGCGATCCTCTGCCCCTCGCTCCCCTCCGCGGCGCTCCcgctgctcctcgccgccgacccaTCCGCACCGGCGCCTGCACCGGCACCagcccctccgccgcccgctcctGCGAAGCGCTACTTCCGGTGCGCCGGCCCGTACGGGACAAACTGCCGCGGGAACCCGACGAGCGTGACGGACGTGGCCGGGCTGCCGTGCCCGGTGTGCCGGCAGCCGATGACGGTGGAGATGCGGTGGAGCCCCGGCGACGCGCACGGCAAGCTGGCGCAGGCCGCAGCGCAGGAGGCGGCTACGGCGGCCAGCGAGGGCGGAGGGGGGTATGTGAAGGGGGTGGTGAGCTACCTGGTGATGGACGACCTGACGGTGGCGCCCATGTCCACCATCTCCGCCATCATGCTGCTCAAGAAGTTCAAGGTCGCCGACTGCTCCGCGCTGGAGGAGCTCACCGTCGACCTCGGCCCCAGGGAGGCCGTGCTGCTGCTCAAGGCCGCGCTCGAGTCCACCACGGCGCTCACCGACGTCTTCTGCGGCGGCGTCTCCATCGATAGGATCGACTGA
- the LOC100844320 gene encoding enoyl-CoA hydratase 2, peroxisomal isoform X1 has translation MLCSVLCKFLKLVFRMLCQRQVSIQSTAAHSSRHFSPSRHGSSVFSSSPISIRQSPRRTHRRRPEAGELTAPATMATSDKPTASVDPDTALAHKFPEVSFSYDERDVALYALGVGACGTDAVDEKELHFVHHRDGQRHIKALPTFASLFPNKNSNGLGIVDVPGIHFDASLLLHGQQYIEIYKSIPSRASVVNKVKVAGLHDKGKATILEIETTTYLKDSGEALCMNRSTIFLRGAGGFSASSQPYSYSTYPANQISRVSIPNSAPSAVYEDSTQQSQALLYRLSGDYNPLHSDPMIAQVAGYDTPMFTRPILHGLCTLGFATRAVIKSFCNGDPSAVQNIFGRFLLHVYPGETLATEMWLDGQRVQYQTKVTERNRAVLSGYVLLKHIPSSL, from the exons ATGCTGTGTTCCGTACTCTGCAAATTTCTCAAACTTGTATTCCGTATGCTGTGTCAGAGACAAGTATCCATCCAGTCGACGGCTGCTCACTCTTCACGGCACTTTTCCCCTTCACGCCACGGCTCCTCTGTCTTCTCCAGTTCTCCTATATCAATCAGACAATCGCCACGCAGGACGCACCGTCGGCGACCAGAAGCAGGAGAGCTCACTGCGCCGGCAACCATGGCGACGAGCGACAAACCCACCGCGTCCGTCGATCCCGACACCGCGCTCGCCCACAAGTTCCCGGAG GTCTCCTTCTCCTACGACGAGAG GGATGTGGCGCTGTACGCGCTCGGGGTAGGGGCCTGCGGCACGGACGCCGTCGACGAGAAGGAGCTCCACTTCGTGCACCATAGAGACGGGCAGCGACACATTAAG GCTCTTCCTACATTTGCTTCTTTATTTCCTAACAAGAACAGCAATGGGCTTGGAATTGTTGACGTGCCTGGCATTCA cTTTGATGCAAGCCTACTATTGCATGGTCAACAATACATAGAGATCTACAAGTCAATTCCTTCACGTGCCAGT GTTGTAAACAAGGTTAAGGTAGCTGGTTTGCATGACAAAG GGAAAGCAACTATTCTTGAGATTGAAACTACAACCTATCTCAAAGATTCCGGTGAAGCATTATGTATGAACAG GAGTACTATTTTCTTACGTGGTGCTGGAGGCTTTTCGGCCTCTTCCCAGCCATACTCGTATTCGACTTATCCTGCCAATCAGATTTCTCGCGTTTCCATTCCAAATTCTGCACCTTCCGCAGTGTATGAAGACTCGACACAACAATCCCAG GCACTCTTATACAGGTTATCTGGAGATTATAATCCTTTGCATTCAGATCCTATGATTGCACAGGTTGCAGGGTATGACACTCCAAT GTTCACTCGTCCAATACTGCATGGTCTCTGTACTCTTGGGTTCGCTACTCGCGCCGTCATCAAGTCCTTCTGCAATGGGGATCCATCAGCAGTGCAAAACATATTCGGTCGATTTCTGTTGCATGTCTATCCGGGGGAAACACTAGCCACTGAAATGTGGCTCGATGGCCAGAG GGTGCAGTACCAAACTAAGGTGACAGAGCGTAACCGAGCCGTGCTTTCTGGATATGTGTTGCTTAAACACATCCCATCATCATTGTAA
- the LOC104585134 gene encoding uncharacterized protein LOC104585134 has translation SPSAAARSAGSTSPTRGSSSVTCSGGTSAAVTSSATSVCRAPCRFTWRSEPFLRRASGASPSSKVALSSTSRSAFTPCLTPFAGSTYDSLDWQAAIWTWTGPEKKWCLDCSLRASEITVDDSFSHLLPVPKPRSRRRGDEAMETTEPATLSRLHVGYPALSLHEDGVVYFMAKVDHLDGEAWMLAVDMRNKTLEEVAGFSTKRCLALGFRCPCLQYRQSSMSKHLAGIEVEEDDSLGTELTEEASWTEVSHKKKSCSRIVIHNKRLRNVYYEWD, from the coding sequence TCGCCGTCGGCGGCAGCTCGATCGGCTGGGTCGACCTCTCCAACAAGGGGATCCTCGTCTGTGACGTGCTCCGGCGGGACGAGCGCGGCGGTGACGTCCTCCGCCACATCCGTCTGCCGTGCACCCTGTCGCTTCACGTGGCGATCGGAGCCCTTTCTCCGTCGAGCCAGCGGGGCATCGCCGTCGTCCAAGGTGGCATTATCAAGTACGTCGAGATCTGCGTTCACGCCGTGCCTGACTCCATTCGCCGGCAGCACCTACGACTCGCTGGACTGGCAGGCCGCCATATGGACATGGACGGGTCCCGAGAAGAAGTGGTGCCTGGACTGCAGCCTCAGAGCTTCCGAGATCACGGTGGACGACAGCTTCTCCCACTTGCTTCCAGTTCCGAAGCCTCGTTCTCGTCGCCGTGGTGACGAAGCCATGGAGACGACGGAGCCGGCGACCTTGAGCAGGCTCCACGTGGGGTATCCTGCTCTGAGCTTGCATGAGGATGGTGTCGTCTACTTCATGGCCAAGGTTGATCACCTGGATGGCGAGGCGTGGATGCTCGCCGTTGACATGAGGAATAAGACTTTGGAAGAAGTGGCTGGTTTCAGCACCAAAAGATGCCTGGCGCTTGGTTTCAGATGCCCGTGCCTCCAATACCGCCAAAGCAGCATGTCGAAACATCTGGCCGGTATCGAGGTTGAAGAAGACGATTCACTGGGCACTGAGCTAACGGAAGAGGCTTCATGGACTGAGGTCTCTCATAAGAAAAAGAGTTGTAGTAGAATTGTAATTCATAATAAGAGATTACGCAATGTATATTACGAGTGGGACTAA
- the LOC100844320 gene encoding enoyl-CoA hydratase 2, peroxisomal isoform X2, with translation MLCSVLCKFLKLVFRMLCQRQVSIQSTAAHSSRHFSPSRHGSSVFSSSPISIRQSPRRTHRRRPEAGELTAPATMATSDKPTASVDPDTALAHKFPEVSFSYDERDVALYALGVGACGTDAVDEKELHFVHHRDGQRHIKALPTFASLFPNKNSNGLGIVDVPGIHFDASLLLHGQQYIEIYKSIPSRASVVNKVKVAGLHDKGKATILEIETTTYLKDSGEALCMNRSTIFLRGAGGFSASSQPYSYSTYPANQISRVSIPNSAPSAVYEDSTQQSQALLYRLSGDYNPLHSDPMIAQVAGFTRPILHGLCTLGFATRAVIKSFCNGDPSAVQNIFGRFLLHVYPGETLATEMWLDGQRVQYQTKVTERNRAVLSGYVLLKHIPSSL, from the exons ATGCTGTGTTCCGTACTCTGCAAATTTCTCAAACTTGTATTCCGTATGCTGTGTCAGAGACAAGTATCCATCCAGTCGACGGCTGCTCACTCTTCACGGCACTTTTCCCCTTCACGCCACGGCTCCTCTGTCTTCTCCAGTTCTCCTATATCAATCAGACAATCGCCACGCAGGACGCACCGTCGGCGACCAGAAGCAGGAGAGCTCACTGCGCCGGCAACCATGGCGACGAGCGACAAACCCACCGCGTCCGTCGATCCCGACACCGCGCTCGCCCACAAGTTCCCGGAG GTCTCCTTCTCCTACGACGAGAG GGATGTGGCGCTGTACGCGCTCGGGGTAGGGGCCTGCGGCACGGACGCCGTCGACGAGAAGGAGCTCCACTTCGTGCACCATAGAGACGGGCAGCGACACATTAAG GCTCTTCCTACATTTGCTTCTTTATTTCCTAACAAGAACAGCAATGGGCTTGGAATTGTTGACGTGCCTGGCATTCA cTTTGATGCAAGCCTACTATTGCATGGTCAACAATACATAGAGATCTACAAGTCAATTCCTTCACGTGCCAGT GTTGTAAACAAGGTTAAGGTAGCTGGTTTGCATGACAAAG GGAAAGCAACTATTCTTGAGATTGAAACTACAACCTATCTCAAAGATTCCGGTGAAGCATTATGTATGAACAG GAGTACTATTTTCTTACGTGGTGCTGGAGGCTTTTCGGCCTCTTCCCAGCCATACTCGTATTCGACTTATCCTGCCAATCAGATTTCTCGCGTTTCCATTCCAAATTCTGCACCTTCCGCAGTGTATGAAGACTCGACACAACAATCCCAG GCACTCTTATACAGGTTATCTGGAGATTATAATCCTTTGCATTCAGATCCTATGATTGCACAGGTTGCAGG GTTCACTCGTCCAATACTGCATGGTCTCTGTACTCTTGGGTTCGCTACTCGCGCCGTCATCAAGTCCTTCTGCAATGGGGATCCATCAGCAGTGCAAAACATATTCGGTCGATTTCTGTTGCATGTCTATCCGGGGGAAACACTAGCCACTGAAATGTGGCTCGATGGCCAGAG GGTGCAGTACCAAACTAAGGTGACAGAGCGTAACCGAGCCGTGCTTTCTGGATATGTGTTGCTTAAACACATCCCATCATCATTGTAA